Proteins encoded within one genomic window of Marasmius oreades isolate 03SP1 chromosome 4, whole genome shotgun sequence:
- a CDS encoding uncharacterized protein (MEROPS:MER0001795): MEGTLSTRKRLRSDSLPSDASSPKRHTSGSPHPHPLDANDEIDAYMADQPDDAESLPASSPQSSDKVDSIDRLRHKTMEVGQTWYLVDRTWFRRWQKACKGEVDKEGPVSEQDLGPVAVEPLLDQYGNLKPGLTEGVDVEYVPEEAWNHFITWYGKPVKSIARKAISRGQRQQVQLELHPPRFRVLRLTDGPAQKTDSTCHPYVTLSSRDTLQTLCHTLAKSVSSNSENMSPYRVWVPDNNGTDFDFNYKEYPHTKIDPSLHSIVKPSDMAIDDTPYQSDDPFVVEFAGDNGWIVDVNNNNEPAAHTPIFNSSEGFFNKMTPKPMARPSNALTTFGSQSTISSSSTSGKTLNGNNGKAIEPGTLGLGNMGNTCFMNSALQCLAHTKELTEYFQSGVYRDELNPDNPLGMHGAIAEAFGALLERIWASTGVSTSYSPREFKSQLQRFAPQFSGYQQHDSQELVAFLLDGLHEDLNRVLKKPYVEKPDWEGGGDKELLKLAKESWDGYKLRNDSVIVDLFQGQYQSTLVCPECQKVSITFDPFMYLTLPLPIQKKWRHTIFYVPWNLSKPHVKVPIEINRDSTFKDVRALLARWMSSSPSDTEPSPEPINPDNLLTLEIFGNRFYKNLDDTVLVSDMSANDVIVCFELPCHAQQARSYKDRDKEKKKCDSFVLPLFLCDAMSERPARMGGGYGSFNYRSGSASLFGYPSIVVVSQEQAKSKEGTYEAVVDRLQRWTRNARDLWTWEEKDDSERSALSSEEDIVKIDLRSGDVGSNTSVIEVRENGDVVEMQPEDGDEGDIVDEKFTLIDGALEEDRFSNPRDPVRVGVKKNIFTLKFHKNYPGYGTNQGYGPASSKYESCERRQQAMDEGEQDNFILPDDALFCEWDENMKAYYFGEEKVFEHARWDEWEDFIHPEYLEAQRRTGEKKTKGISLQDCLDEFTKEEKLGEDDLWYCPRCKKHQQATKRFDLWNVPDVLVVHLKRFSNSRMLRDKIDAFVDFPIDGLDLTDMVGEWPVVRRLKESGLSAEELGEVLDVVDAGLDEPLIYDLFAVDEHIGGLGGGHYRAYALNHTNNQWYHFDDSYVTAAKSTEAVNANAYLLFYRRRTSKPLGGRSHELTEEARLKPNSDRTLAGDTPSLPTPSLEPVYAALPDYFSGPSVSDLWTSGTDTRAPLPSPSLDIDPPPFEDSHNDSLIDGNDITLGEQDMMQRYRFMQRPPAADEAASPVSSTGAEPDVDSDVGDSQNFSSPAAWSDSVNNNSVIGSPSTSSPSGSPKSDLKDVPMGDVDVGLGGKQHDGLGLRL, from the exons ATGGAGGGTACTTTGAGTACTCGAAAACGGCTTCGTAGCGACTCACTTCCCTCAGACGCTTCCTCGCCTAAAAGACACACTTCTGgttctcctcatcctcatcctctcgACGCCAACGACGAAATCGACGCCTACATGGCAGACCAACCAGATGACGCAGAGTCACTTCCGGCTTCCTCGCCCCAGTCCTCGGACAAAGTCGACTCAATCGACCGACTCAGGCATAAAACTATGGAGGTTGGACAGACATGGTATCTTGTTGATAGAACATGGTTTAGGCGTTGGCAGAAAGCCTGCAAAGGAGAAGTGGACAAGGAGGGCCCGGTTTCTGAACAGGATCTTGGTCCAGTGGCTGTCGAACCACTCCTTGATCAGTACGGTAATCTGAAGCCGGGATTAACTGAGGGTGTAGATGTGGAATACGTACCAGAAGAAGCCTGGAATCACTTCATTACATG GTATGGCAAGCCGGTCAAGTCCATTGCTAGAAAAGCTATTTCCAGAGGACAACGCCAACAAGTGCAACTCGAACTTCATCCACCGCGTTTCAGAGTCCTACGGCTGACCGATGGCCCTGCACAGAAGACCGACTCGACATGTCATCCATATGTCACACTTTCTTCTCGCGATACATTGCAGACTCTTTGCCATACATTAGCCAAATCAGTCTCTTCTAACTCTGAAAATATGTCCCCATACCGAGTTTGGGTACCCGACAACAACGGGACTGACTTCGACTTCAACTACAAAGAATATCCTCACACGAAAATCGACCCCAGTCTACACAGCATTGTCAAACCCTCCGATATGGCTATTGACGACACCCCTTATCAATCGGACGACCCTTTTGTTGTCGAGTTTGCGGGAGACAACGGATGGATTGTTGATGTCAACAACAATAACGAACCAGCTGCACATACACCCATATTCAACTCCAGCGAAGGCTTCTTCAACAAGATGACTCCGAAACCTATGGCGCGTCCTAGCAATGCGCTTACGACTTTCGGTAGTCAATCAACCATCAGTTCATCCAGTACGTCAGGGAAGACTCTCAACGGGAATAACGGGAAAGCTATCGAACCAGGTACTCTGGGTCTTGGAAACAT GGGTAACACATGTTTTATGAACTCGGCGTTGCAATGCCTCGCACACACCAAAGAACTGACCGAATACTTCCAAA GCGGAGTTTATCGTGATGAACTCAACCCGGATAACCCGCTCGGAATGCATGGAGCTATTGCTGAAGCTTTCGGCGCATTGTTAGAACGAATCTGGGCATCTACAGGTGTTTCTACTTCGTACTCTCCACGCGAGTTCAAAAGCCAATTACAACGATTCGCGCCACAATTCAGCGGGTATCAGCAACACGATTCGCAGGAACTCGTTGCCTTCCTCCTCGATGGACTACACGAAGACCTCAATAGGGTGTTGAAGAAGCCTTATGTGGAGAAGCCAGACTGGGAAGGAGGTGGCGACAAAGAGTTGTTGAAGCTTGCAAAGGAAAGTTGGGATGGGTACAAGCTTCGTAACGACAGTGTCATCGTCGACTTGTTCCAAGGTCAATATCAGAGCACGTTAGTATGCCCTGAATGTCAAAAG GTGTCGATTACCTTTGATCCTTTCATGTATCTCACTCTTCCGTTGCCCATACAAAAGAAGTGGAGACACACGATTTTCTACGTTCCTTGGAACCTCTCCAAACCCCATGTGAAG GTTCCAATTGAAATAAACCGAGACTCAACTTTCAAGGACGTCCGTGCGCTGTTAGCCCGTTGGATGTCCTCTTCCCCATCAGATACCGAGCCGAGCCCAGAACCAATCAATCCCGACAACCTGTTAACGCTAGAGATATTTGGCAACCGCTTCTACAAGAACCTAGACGACACTGTCCTTGTGAGCGATATGTCTGCCAACGACGTGATTGTTTGTTTCGAGCTTCCCTGCCACGCGCAGCAGGCTCGCTCGTACAAAGACCGCgacaaggaaaagaagaaatgCGATTCCTTCGTCCTTCCCTTGTTCCTTTGCGATGCGATGTCGGAGCGACCTGCGCGAATGGGCGGAGGGTATGGAAGTTTTAATTATCGGTCAGGAAGTGCAAGTTTGTTTGGATACCCTAGTATCGTGGTGGTATCCCAAGAGCAAGCGAAGTCGAAAGAAGGAACCTATGAAGCTGTCGTGGATCGGCTACAGAGATGGACGAGAAATGCCAGGGATCTATGGACTTGGGAGGAGAAAGATGACTCAGAACGGTCGGCTCTTTCTTCGGAAGAGGACATTGTCAAGATTGATTTGAGGAGTGGAGACGTTGGAAGTAACACTTCCGTGATAGAGGTTAGGGAAAACGGGGATGTCGTGGAGATGCAGCCGGAGGATGGAGACGAGGGAGATATTGTTGATGAGAAATTCACCCTCATCGACGGTGCTCTAGAGGAAGATCGTTTCAGTAATCCACGAGATCCCGTCCGAGTCGGTGTCAAGAAGAATATCTTCACTCTCAAGTTCCACAAGAATTATCCGGGGTATGGTACCAATCAAGGTTACGGCCCGGCGTCCAGCAAGTACGAATCATGCGAGAGACGCCAGCAGGCTATGGACGAAGGCGAGCAGGATAATTTTATTTTGCCGGACGACGCACTATTCTGTGAATGGGATGAGAACATGAAGGCATATTATTTTGGCGAAGAAAAAGTTTTCGAACACGCGCGTTGGGATGAGTGGGAGGACTTCATTCACCCTGAATATCTGGAAGCGCAAAGAAGAACAGGGGAGAAGAAGACAAAGGGTATTTCTCTGCAGGATTGCTTGGACGAGTTCACGAAGGAGGAGAAGCTGGGCGAGGATGACTTGTGGTATTGTCCGAGATGCAAGAAACATCAACAGGCGACTAAGAGGTTCGATTTATGGAACGTGCCAGATGTGCTTGTAGTACATCTGAAGAGATTTAGTAACAGTCGGATGTTGAGGGACAAAATTGATGCATTTGTCGATTTCCCGATCGATGGATTGGATTTAACAGATATGGTAGGGGAGTGGCCTGTCGTGAGGCGGTTGAAAGAGAGTGGATTGTCCGCTGAGGAACTAGGGGAAGTCTTGGACGTAGTGGATGCTGGGCTTGATGAACCTCTGATTTACGATTTGTTTGCAGTAGACGAACATATTGGAGGCTTGGGAGGAGGGCATTACAGGGCTTATGCACTGAATCATACAAACAACCAGTGGTACCATTTCGACGATTCATATGTCACTGCTGCAAAATCCACTGAGGCAGTG AATGCGAATGCTTATCTGTTGTTTTACCGACGGCGAACTTCCAAACCACTAGGAGGCAGAAGTCACGAACTAACTGAGGAGGCAAGGTTGAAACCCAATTCCGACAGAACTTTGGCCGGTGATACTCCTTCATTACCTACACCTTCTCTGGAGCCCGTCTATGCTGCATTACCCGACTATTTCAGTGGCCCAAGCGTCTCGGACTTGTGGACCTCCGGCACCGACACTCGGGCGCCTTTACCCTCGCCTTCCCTCGATATCGACCCGCCTCCTTTCGAGGACTCGCACAATGACAGTCTCATCGATGGAAACGATATCACTCTAGGCGAACAAGATATGATGCAGCGATACCGATTTATGCAACGGCCTCCAGCTGCAGACGAAGCCGCCTCGCCGGTCTCTTCAACAGGCGCTGAGCCTGATGTAGATAGCGATGTTGGAGACTCACAGAATTTCAGTTCCCCAGCAGCGTGGTCTGATTCTGTTAATAACAATAGCGTTATTGGATCCCCGTCCACCTCTTCGCCTTCTGGTAGTCCTAAATCCGACCTGAAAGACGTACCGATGGGGGACGTAGACGTTGGTCTGGGAGGGAAACAACATGACGGACTTGGCTTAAGGCTGTAG